A genomic segment from Malus domestica chromosome 05, GDT2T_hap1 encodes:
- the LOC108173328 gene encoding protein DESIGUAL 2 has translation MAHGNSLARKKQVHHLKVGVFECKDQSYQAFKLGLAAAVILAAAHVVGNLIGGCICIRSREDYQETTANKQLAVAFLILSWITLAAALSLLIAGTLLNSKSRKSCGLSHRRILLIGGILCFFHGLFIIAYYVSAKAYIKEGKPIPQIHSNPTGPPA, from the exons ATGGCAC ATGGAAATTCCTTGGCACGTAAAAAACAGGTGCACCATTTGAAGGTGGGGGTATTTGAGTGCAAAGACCAAAGTTACCAAGCCTTCAAACTAGGGTTAGCTGCTGCTGTGATCCTAGCAGCTGCACATGTAGTAGGCAATTTGATTGGTGGATGCATCTGCATAAGGTCCAGAGAAGATTACCAAGAAACCACAGCAAACAAGCAACTAGCAGTTGCTTTCCTCATCTTATCATG GATAACATTGGCGGCAGCACTTTCACTGCTGATTGCCGGGACGTTGTTAAACTCGAAGTCGAGAAAATCGTGCGGCTTATCGCACCGTCGGATTCTGTTGATAGGAGGAATCTTATGCTTCTTCCATGGATTGTTCATCATTGCATATTATGTCTCTGCCAAAGCCTACATCAAAGAAGGGAAACCCATACCACAAATACACAGCAACCCAACTGGACCTCCAGCTTAA
- the LOC103408817 gene encoding histone H2A.6-like, producing the protein MAGRGKSIGSGAAKKATSRSSKAGLQFPVGRIARFLKAGKYAERVGAGAPVYLAAVLEYLAAEVLELAGNAARDNKKTRIVPRHIQLAVRNDEELSKLLGSVTIANGGVMPNIHNTLLPKKTGTGKSGPAED; encoded by the exons ATGGCTGGAAGAGGAAAATCAATCGGCTCCGGTGCCGCCAAGAAGGCCACATCTCGGAGCAGCAAGGCCGGTCTTCAGTTCCCCGTCGGCCGTATCGCCCGGTTCTTGAAAGCCGGCAAGTACGCCGAGCGTGTGGGCGCCGGCGCCCCTGTCTACCTCGCCGCCGTCCTTGAATACCTCGCCGCCGAG GTTTTGGAATTGGCTGGAAACGCCGCACGTGACAACAAGAAGACGAGGATTGTGCCGAGGCACATCCAGTTGGCTGTCAGGAACGACGAGGAGCTCAGCAAGCTGCTTGGCTCCGTCACCATCGCCAACGGCGGCGTTATGCCCAACATCCACAACACGCTCCTCCCCAAGAAAACCGGCACCGGCAAATCTGGCCCCGCCGAAGACTAA
- the LOC103434638 gene encoding anthocyanidin reductase (The RefSeq protein has 2 substitutions compared to this genomic sequence) — translation MATQQPISKKTACVVGGTGFVASLLVKLLLQKGYAVRTTVRDPDNHKKVSHLTALQELGELEILAGDLTDEGSFDAPIAGCDLVFHVATPVNFASEDPENDMIKPAIQGVLNVLKSCVKAKTVKRVVLTSSAATVSINTLEGTGLVMDEKDWSDLEFLTTVKPPTWGYPASKTLAEKTAWKFAEENNIDLITVIPSLMAGPSLTPDVPSSIGLAMSLITGNDFLINMALKGMQMLSGSISISHVEDVCRAHIFLAEKESASGRYICCAANTSVPELARFLNKRYPQYKVPTEFGDFPSKAKLIISSEKLIQEGFDFKYGIEEIYDQTVEYFKAKGLLQN, via the exons ATGGCCACCCAACAACCCATCTCAAAGAAGACGGCTTGCGTCGTCGGCGGCACCGGGTTCGTGGCGTCTCTGCTGGTCAAGCTGCTGCTCCAGAAGGGCTACGCCGTCAGAACCACCGTCAGAGACCCAG ACAATCACAAGAAGGTCTCCCACCTCACATCACTACAAGAGTTGGGTGAGCTAGAGATTTTAGCAGGAGATCTGACTGATGAAGGGAGCTTCGATGCTCCGATAGCAGGTTGTGATCTTGTTTTCCATGTTGCAACCCCTGTCAACTTTGCCTCAGAGGACCCGGAG AACGACATGATCAAACCGGCAATCCAAGGGGTACTAAACGTTCTGAAATCGTGTGTGAAGGCCAAAACAGTTAAGCGTGTTGTTTTGACATCATCAGCTGCTACAGTTTCGATCAATACACTTGAGGGAACAGGTTTGGTCATGGACGAAAAAGATTGGAGTGATTTGGAGTTCTTGACTACTGTAAAGCCACCCACTTGG GGGTACCCTGCCTCCAAGACACTAGCTGAGAAGACAGCTTGGAAATTCGCCGAAGAGAACAATATTGATCTCATCACTGTGATCCCTTCTCTTATGGCTGGTCCTTCTCTCACTCCAGACGTCCCCAGCAGTATCGGCCTTGCCATGTCTTTAATCACAG GAAATGATTTCCTCATAAATATGGCCTTGAAAGGTATGCAAATGCTATCAGGTTCGATATCCATTTCACATGTGGAGGATGTCTGCCGGGCGCATATATTTTTGGCTGAGAAAGAATCTGCTTCTGGTCGGTACATTTGCTGTGCTGCCAACACCAGCGTTCCTGAGCTTGCTCGGTTCCTCAACAAAAGATACCCCCAGTACAAAGTCCCCACTGA GTTTGGAGATTTTCCGTCCAAGGCCAAATTGATCATCTCttcggagaagcttatcaaggAGGGGTTCGATTTTAAGTATGGCATCGAAGAAATATATGACCAAACTGTGGAGTACTTCAAGGCCAAGGGGTTGCTGCAGAACTAG
- the LOC103434638 gene encoding anthocyanidin reductase isoform X1 encodes MATQQPISKKTACVVGGTGFVASLLVKLLLQKGYAVRTTVRDPDNHKKVSHLTSLQELGELEILAGDLTDEGSFDAPIAGCDLVFHVATPVNFASEDPENDMIKPAIQGVLNVLKSCVKAKTVKRVVLTSSAATVSINTLEGTGLVMDEKDWSDLEFLTTVKPPTWGYPASKTLAEKTAWKFAEENNIDLITVIPSLMAGPSLTPDVPSSIGLAMSLITGNDFLINMALKGMQMLSGSISISHVEDVCRAHIFLAEKESASGRYICCAANTSVPELARFLNKRYPQYKVPTE; translated from the exons ATGGCCACCCAACAACCCATCTCAAAGAAGACGGCTTGCGTCGTCGGCGGCACCGGGTTCGTGGCGTCTCTGCTGGTCAAGCTGCTGCTCCAGAAGGGCTACGCCGTCAGAACCACCGTCAGAGACCCAG ACAATCACAAGAAGGTCTCCCACCTCACATCACTACAAGAGTTGGGTGAGCTAGAGATTTTAGCAGGAGATCTGACTGATGAAGGGAGCTTCGATGCTCCGATAGCAGGTTGTGATCTTGTTTTCCATGTTGCAACCCCTGTCAACTTTGCCTCAGAGGACCCGGAG AACGACATGATCAAACCGGCAATCCAAGGGGTACTAAACGTTCTGAAATCGTGTGTGAAGGCCAAAACAGTTAAGCGTGTTGTTTTGACATCATCAGCTGCTACAGTTTCGATCAATACACTTGAGGGAACAGGTTTGGTCATGGACGAAAAAGATTGGAGTGATTTGGAGTTCTTGACTACTGTAAAGCCACCCACTTGG GGGTACCCTGCCTCCAAGACACTAGCTGAGAAGACAGCTTGGAAATTCGCCGAAGAGAACAATATTGATCTCATCACTGTGATCCCTTCTCTTATGGCTGGTCCTTCTCTCACTCCAGACGTCCCCAGCAGTATCGGCCTTGCCATGTCTTTAATCACAG GAAATGATTTCCTCATAAATATGGCCTTGAAAGGTATGCAAATGCTATCAGGTTCGATATCCATTTCACATGTGGAGGATGTCTGCCGGGCGCATATATTTTTGGCTGAGAAAGAATCTGCTTCTGGTCGGTACATTTGCTGTGCTGCCAACACCAGCGTTCCTGAGCTTGCTCGGTTCCTCAACAAAAGATACCCCCAGTACAAAGTCCCCACTGAGTAA